The DNA window AGCGGGTGACGTGATCGAGGTGGACATGGATCGGCTCGCGAAAGGGCTTGAATGAGAGTAACTTTCGTCAAGGTCGCATTCGAGGACTTCGAGCATTGGGTCAGCACCGACCGTAAGATGGCGTTGCGGATCATGCGGCTGATCGGCGATATCCAGCGCGACCCGTTCAACGGCCTCGGCAAGCCCGAGCCCCTGAAAGGCGACAAGTCCGGCTATTGGTCGCGGCGGATCAACGACGAACACCGCCTGGTGTACTCGGTCGCAGGCGACACCATCACTATCGTGCAGGCCCGCTACCACTACTGAACAGACACGACAAAAAGGCCCGGTCCAGGTGGACCGGGCCTTTTCAGTGGAGCTGCCGGGAATCGAACCCGGGTCCTCCGCCGCGTCTTCAGGGCTTCTCCGTGTGCAGTTCGCTAGGTCTCTACTTGGATCTCCGGGTCTCGCGAACAAGCCAGGATGACGATCCCAGTCGCTGTTCGATGTCCCGTCCGACTCCGCGACCGAGCCGGACGGTAATTCCCTCTAGCTGATGCCAGTACCCGGGTCGAGGGACGAACCCGGACTGACAGAGACGACCTGCTACTTAGGCAGCGAGGGCGTACTCGCGCTGATTGGAATCGGCGCTTAATTGGTTGCAGCGACGCTTACGGTGGTCTCTTGCCTGCACCGACACGCTTCCCCTAAATCTACGTACGCAGTCGAAACCGTTCAGCCCCGTACGTCCCGACACCTTGTCGGGCTAGTTATGTTAACACTCGGCCACGCCAGGTTCATTCCATTATCCCCGTACCCGATTTCAGAGCTCTGACCTGCGCAGCAGCCGGGCCGGGTGCGCATCGGCGTGGTGGCACCGCCGCACATCCAGCCCCACCAGTCGCTCCGGCACGAGTTGTGCAGGAACGGACCCGGGCCGTAGCGAAATTGCCGATCACGCCGCCGCGATCAACCCGACCGAAGCAAGCGCCAGCACCATTCCGACCTGCTGCTGGCGACCGACCCGCTCACCGAGCAGCACCATCGCCAGCAGGACGGTCGCGGCGGGATACAGCGATCCGATCACGCTCACCAGCGACAACATCGACCCGTGGAACGCATACAGCAGTGCGGCATTCGCGATGACATCCAGCACCGCGATATACGCCGCCAACCGCAGCGGCTCACCGTGCAGCGGCCGGAACTCTCCGGTCGACAATGCGATCAACCACACCATCGGGCTCGCCGCACCACGCTGAGCGAGCAGCGGCCATACTCCCGCGCTCGCGTGCGTTTCGTGCAGGAAGACGAAGGCGAGTCCGAAGGCCGCACCCGAGCCGATGGTGAGCAGCGCAACCTTCCGGGTGAAGCGCAATTCGCGCCCACCGGTGATCTCCTCGGTGACGTCATCGGGTGATTCCCGGCTGACCAGGTACACCGCGCCGAGCGCGAAGGCGATTCCGGCGAAGGCCAGCGGCCCGGGACGCTCGCCGATCACCAGACCGACCAGCACCGGAATGCCCGCGACCAATATCGCCGTCAACGGCGACACCACCGCCATCGGACCGCTGGCCAGCGCGGCATAGAACCACCACACCGCCAGACCGCTCGCCACACCGGCCGCGAAACCCCACAGCATCGATGCCATGTCCGGAGTCCCGCCGATCAGCGGTAGCAGCACGAGGATGAACAGCACCGACATCGGATAGGAGACGATCACGACCCGCAGGGCGGTCACTCGCCGCGATGCCACACCGCCGAAGAAATCACTCACGCCGTAGCCGACCGCGGCCACCAGCGCCAGTAGGACAGCGGTCAACGCATACCTTTGATACGCCGTCCTAGTTCACGGGTGACCTCGCGCTCTGCCGTGCGCTTGGCCAGATCCTGTCGCTTGTCGTAGTCCTGCTTACCCTTGGCGAGCGCGAGTTCGACCTTGACCTTGCCGTCGGAGAAGTACATCGACAGCGGCACCAAGGTCTGGTTGCCCTCGCGTGACTTGCCGACCAGTCGCTCGATCTCGCGCTTGTGCAGCAGCAGTTTGCGCACCCGGCGCGGCGAGTGGTTGGTCCAGGTGCCGTGGCTGAATTCGGGAATGTGCAGGCCCCGCAGCCACACCTCGCCGTTGTCGACGGTCGCGAAGGCGTCCACCAGCGAGGCCTTACCCTCGCGCAGACTCTTGACCTCGGTACCCACCAGCGCGATCCCGGCCTCGTAGGTGTCCAGGATCGTGTAGTTGTGCCGCGCCCGGCGGTTGGTCGCGATGACCTTGCGCCCCGTTTCCTTCATAACGGTCAACTTTAAGTGACTCGGCAACCGGATTATTCCGCGCCTGCTCCCCGATCGGCTCAGCCGCCCGGCCGGACCGCGAGATACAGCACCAGTACCGCGATGAAGGCCGCGACCAGCAACACCGTGGTCATGCGCGGCACTCCGCGTGGACGCGGCGGTGGCGGCGGGCGGTGACGCAGCCAGCCCGAATCCACCGCGGGGTCGTGTGGGCTGCGCCGATACGGCGGTGCGTCGCCGGGGTCGCTCGTCGGGGAGCTGCCCAGGTCGGGCCCGTCGGTAGGACCATCACCCGATGCCATACCGTGCACGGTAGCCGCAGAAACGGTCCCATGCCGGGCAATTCCATTGCGATTCAGGCACGTTGGCGTGTGCGGCGTCCGGTGGCATCGCTGATCGCGAGATCGACGGCGACCACTGGTCCGGCGCCCATCCTCACCCACGGGAGCGAGGATGGGCGACGCGGTATTCGGCACCGGCGATCGGCAGGGTGTCCAGTCCTGGGACCCCGGCGCTCACCGGAGTTTGCACCCCCTACTTTCCGGCCGTCGTCTTCTTGGTTCGGTCCAGGCCGAGCGAATCGGAGATGGTGAAGAACAGGTCCGTCTGATCGGTCAGGCCGACCACATTCGCCGCGCGCGGGCCGTAGGCGGCAACACGCAGCTGGGTACCGGTGTGCTCCTGCGATCCGCCGTCCTCACCGTTGCCGTAGGAGATGCCCATCTCGGCACCGTCCTTGGTCACCACCTTGCTGGTCAGCGATGCCGATTTGGTGTCGAGCGGGACGATCTGACTGCTGTGCGCGTGGTCCGCGGTCACGATGACCAGGGTGTTGCCGTCCTGCTCGGCGAATTCGAGCGCGGCCTGCACCGCCTCGTCTAGGTCGACGGTCTCACCGACCTGTCCGCACGGGTTCGCGGCGTGGTCCTGCTTATCGATGGACGCGCCTTCGACCTGTAGGAAGAACCCGTCCTTGCGGTCCTTCAGCAGGTCGATCGCCTTGGTCGTCATACCGGCCAGCGTGGGCGCGGTGGCGGCGCGGTCGGGATTGGGGCGGCAGGTCTGGGCCGGGAGGTTGAGTCCGTCGCGTACGGCCTTCTCGCCGGCCCAGCGGACCGGCATATTGCCCGGTGCGAACAGACCGAGCACCGGAGCGTCTTGGTCCGCCTTCGAAACCCCTTCCAGGCCACTGCGATCCGTAACGAGGTGGTAGCCGCGCGCCTTGGCCTGGTCGCTGAGGGTCTGACCCTGCCACTGGCCCGCGGTCGCCTGCTGCGCGAAGCTCGTCGAACCGCCGCCGAGCGTGACATCGGCGCGGGTGTCGAGCAACTGCTCGCTGATCGAGCCGAGCCCGCCCTTCTCCGAGGCGTTGGTCGGGCATTTCAGCGCGGTCTCTTCGGGCCCGTAGCACTTGCGGTCGGTCACGTGCGCGGCGAGCCCGGCCGGGGTCGCGTCCTGGAGCTCGGCCGTGGTCACATTGCCGGTGGCCTTGCCGTTGGCCTTGGCGATCTCCAGCAGGTTGGCCTGCGGCGCACCCTTCAGGTCGACGCCGATCGCACCGTTGTAGGTCTTGGTGCCGGTCGCCCATGCGCTGGCGCTGGCCGCGGAATCGGTGACGTAGTCCGGCTTTCCGGTGGTCTTGTCGAGCGAGTAGTGCGTGTAGGAGCCGGTGAGCGGCAGCGCGTCGATGCCCTTGAAGTAGCCGCCCGCGCCCTCGGCGACATTGCGCGCGACGGTGATCTCGGAGTCGCCCATGCCGTCGCCGATCAGCAGGATCACGTTCTTGGCCTGGCTGCCATTGATGGACGCGCGCAGTGCGTCGGTCCGGTCGCCGATGGTGCGACGGGCGCCACCGTTCTGACTCACCTCACCCTGTGCCTTCGGGCTGATGAGATCGCCGTTGCCCGGGGTCGAGCCCGAAGACCCACAAGCGGCCAGCGCTGCGACCAACATGGCGGCACCCAACGCGGCACCCGCGCGTAAACGGATCTTCGACCGAGACGACATAAGCGAAACTCCATTGTTCTCGTAGCTACACATCTCGAAGCCTTCTGGGGACTTCTGAACAAAAAGGACACGAACGGCAACCAGCCGATTACCGCCACGCGTGCGAAATGTCACTCTCCGGCTAGTACCGCCAGCACACCCTCGCCGTACTTCGCCAGCTTGTTCTCACCGACACCGCCGACCGTTCCCAGTTCGGACAGGCTCGCGGGCTTGCGCGCCACGATCTCGCGCAACGTCGCGTCATGGAATACGACATAGGCGGGCACACCCTGCTCCTTGGCCGTCGCGGCACGCCATTCGCGCAACTTCTCGAACAGCGGCACATCCGCAGGCGCCAGATCGGCGGCCGGGGACTTGCCCTTCGCGGTCTTGGCCACCCTGGCCGGTTTCGTCGCCCGCTCCGGCTCGCGGCGCAGCAGCACTTCCCTACCATCGAACAGCACCTCATTGCTGGCGTCGGTAAGGGTGAGTACCCCGTAGTCGCCGTGTACGGCGAGCAGCCCTTGGGCGAGCAATTGCCTTACGACACCGCGCCATTCGACATCACGCAGATCCGTGCCGATCCCGAACACCTTCAACTCATGGTGATCATGTTGCAGCACTTTGGGATTGGACTTGCCGAGCAGGATGTCGACGATATGACCGGCACCGAAGCTCTGTCCCCGTTCACGTTTCAGCCGCAGCACCGTCGAGAGCACCTTCTGCGCGGGCACCGTACCGTCCCAGGATTCCGGTGGGGTCAGGCAGGTATCGCAGTTGCCGCAGGCCTGGCCGGGCTGTCCGAAGTACCCCAGCAGCTGAGTGCGGCGGCAGGCCACCGTTTCGCACAGCGCCAGCATCGCGTCCAGATGCAACTGGAGCTGTCGGCGATGGGTGGCGTCACCGTCGGAGGAGTCGATCATCTTGCGCTGCTGCACCACATCGTTGAGCCCGTAGACCATCCACGCGGTCGAGGGCAGGCCGTCGCGCCCGGCTCGTCCGGTCTCCTGGTAGTACCCCTCCACCGATTTGGGCAGGTCGAGGTGGGCGACGAAGCGCACGTCGGGCTTGTCGATGCCCATGCCGAAGGCGATCGTCGCGACCACCACGAGGCCGTCCTCGCGCAGGAACCGTGACTGGTTGGTGCTGCGGGTGCGCGAATCCAGACCCGCGTGATACGGCACCGCGCTGACGCCGTTCTCGGTGAGGAAGGCCGCGGTCTTCTCCACCGAATTGCGCGACAGGCAATAGACAATGCCCGCGTCACCCGCGTGCTCGGTCTTGATGAATTCCAGCAGCTGGCGCTCGGGCCGGTTCTTCGGTTCGATCCGGTATTGGATATTCGGCCGGTCGAAGCTGGCCACGAAGCGCCGGGCCGCGCCGAGATCCAGGCGCTCGACGATCTCGTCACTGGTTTTGGCCGTCGCGGTCGCGGTGAGCGCGATGCGCGGCACATCGGGCCAGCGTTCGTGCAGCATGGACAGGCCGAGATAGTCGGGCCGGAAGTCGTGGCCCCACTGCGAGACGCAGTGCGCCTCGTCGATCGCGAAGAGCGCCACCTTGCCGCGATCCAGTAGGGCGGCAGTTGTTTCCAGCCGTAGCCGCTCCGGCGCGAGGTAGAGCAGATCCAGCTCTCCCGCGACGAACTGTGCCTCGACCATCCGGCGCTCATCCGGGAACTGGGTGGAGTTCAGGAATCCGGCGCGCACGCCGAGTGCACTGAGCGCGTCCACCTGATCCTGCATGAGCGCGATCAGCGGCGACACCACCACGCCGACACCGGGACGCACCAGCGACGGGACCTGATAGCAGAGCGACTTGCCGCCGCCGGTCGGCATCAGGACCAGCGCGTCCCCGCCACCGACCACGTGCTCGACGATCTCCCGCTGGTCGCCGCGGAAGCTGTCATAGCCGAACACCCGGCGTAGAACCTCTTGCGCCGCATCGGATTCGGTGCGTGTGTCGCCGTCGGTCAGTACATCCGCGAAAGTTTCGGGGGAGTCCACGCGGCCCATCCTACGAGCGCGGGCGGACAACGGAACCCCTACACCGATGCGGATCGCAGGTGGTGGCCCGACTACTCCACATGTGGATAAAGAAAATCGCTAATCGCGAACGTAGTAGCGCAACGTGCCGTAGGCGGTGATCGCCGCGAAGACGATGCCGAGCGGCGCGATGGTCAACGACACCAACGCGATGTCCTCATTGGTGATATGCGGAAAGACGTTGCTGTTGAACAACGCACCGAGCCCACGATTGACCACCAACGGCTGTGCGAGGAACAACCCGACGACCGCCAGAACCGAGCCGGCCAGCGCCGCGACGACCGCCTCCAAAAGGAATGGCAACTGGGTATACCAGCGCGTCGCGCCGACCATCCGCATGATGCCGACCTCTTCGCGCCGACTGAATGCCGCGATCTGCACCATATTCGCAATCAGCAACAGCGCCGCTAATGCCTGCAACCCCGCCAACCCGAATGCCGCGTTCCGCAGTCCGTCGAACACCCCGACCAACCGGTCCACGGTGTCCTTGTCATTGAGCACGCTCTGGATGCCCGGCTTGTCGCGGAACGTCTGGTAGATCCTCGGGTACTGATCGGCATCGGTCATCTTCACCCGCAGCGACGCGGGCAGCCGGGTGTCCTTGATCATATCCAGCATCTCCGGCTGATCCTTGAAGGTCACCTCGGTGGCTTCCTGCATCGCCTCGTCGCTGTTGATGAACTGGACCGAGACCACGCCGTCGGTCTTCTTCAGATCCGACATCAGCAACTGACACGGCTGTTCGGAACAGTCGGTATCCGTCGCGGAGACCAGGTCGGTGAGATAGAGCCGGATCTCGACTCGATCCATGAAGTAATCCTGGGTCTTATCGGCGATCCGCAAGGCGAGCAGACCGCCGCCGAGCATGGTCAGCGACACCGCGGTGGTCAGGATCATCGCGATGGTCATGGTGACATTGCGACGCAGACCGGTGAAGACCTCGTCGAACAGAAATCCGAGGCGCATTACCGGCCCACCCCGTAGACACCGGTGGCGTCATCACGAATCAGGCGGCCGCGGTCCAATTCCACCACTCTCTTTCGCATCGCGTCGACGATGTGATTGTCGTGCGTCGCCATCACCACGGTGGTGCCGATGCGGTTGATCCGCTCCAGCAGCAGCATGATGTCGCCGCTGGTGTCCGGATCGAGATTGCCGGTCGGCTCGTCGGCGAGCAGGACCAGCGGCCGGTTCACGAAGGCCCTGGCGATCGCCACGCGCTGCTGCTCACCACCGGACAGTTCGTGCGGCAACCGGTCGGCCTTGCCACCCAGCCCGACCATATCGAGCACCTCGGGCACGGTCCGGTGGATGAACTGGCGCCGCTTGCCGATCACCTCCAGCGCGAACGCCACGTTCTGCGCGACGGTCTTCTGCTGCAGCAGCCGGAAATCCTGGAAGACGCACCCCATGCGCTGACGCAACTTCGGCACCTTCCGCCCGGGCAGCCGGTCGACCTGGAAGTCGGCGACCTGAATCTCGCCCGCGGTCGGGGCTTCCTCTTTCAACAGCAGTCGCATAAAGGTCGACTTGCCCGAACCGGACGGTCCGATGATGAAGACGAATTCGCCTTTGCCCACATCGACGGTGATGTTGTCCAGCGCGGGTCGCGTCGAGGTCTGATACGACTTTGTCACGTTCCGCATGGTGATCACGGGTAGCCAGTGTAACCAGCAACCGCCGTGCAGCCAGTAGCTACCGGCCGGTCAACGCGGGGTCGTTGCCGTATTCACCGCAGCTGGAACGGTGTTCACCGTCAATTCGGGTCGCGATACCGCCGCGTTATCGGGCTTGACGAACAGGTACAACACAAACGTGACGATCCAAGTTGTCATCAGGATCGCCGTGGATCTACGTGGTCTCACTGATTCCCTCCCGGCGCAATGCCGCGGCGACTCGCACCCGCAACTCGCGACCGACTTCGAATTGCTTGCCTGGCAACGTTCTGGCAACCATTCGAATGTTCATCTGGTCCACTGTCAGGTCTTCGACACCCATCACGCTGGGTTCGTCGAGCAGCAGCGGCCGCAACCTTCGGTCCTCGTACGCCGTTGTACCGACCTCGTGCAGGATCTCGTTGATCCTGGTGATATCGACACTCGCCGCGACCGGAACATCGATCGCGGCGCGCGCCCAATCCTTCGACAGATTCGTCACTTTGACGATCTGACCATTGGGCACGGTGATCACCTCACCATCTGCGTTGCGCAGTGTGGTGATCCGCAACGTGACGTCCTCGACGGTACCCTCGGCCTGCTCCGCGGATCCAGTGACCGCGATGCGAACCACATCACCAAATCCGTACTGCCGCTCGGTGATCAGGAAAAATCCGGCAAGAATGTCCTGCACGATCCGCTGCGCGCCGAAGCCGAGCGCGGCGCCGAGCACCGCGGCGGGCGCGACCAGACCGGTGACCGCGAAACCCATCCGCCGCAGCACCTCCATGCCCACCAGGACATAGACAATGGTCAGCACCACCCAGGTGACGACCTGTGCCAGCGCGTGCCGATGCTTGGCCGCCTCGGAGCGCACCAGCGCGTCACTGCTACGGAACTGGGCATCGATCTTGCGGGTGATCCGGTCCCGGACGAAGGTGGCGAAACGGCTGCACAGCACCGCCCCCAGAACCAGCAGGACGATCTCTAAGCCGGATGAACGCAGCCAGGTGGTGAAGTCGGTGGACGTGGAGAAGGCCTGGGGTACGTCCAACTAGCTCGCCTGCTCTCGCATTCGCCAACGAATTCCGGATTCGATGAAACCATCGATATCGCCGTCGAGCACGGCACTCGGGTTGTTGACTTCGTAGTTGGTGCGCAGATCCTTGACCATCTGGTACGGATGCAGCACGTAGGAGCGCATCTGGTTGCCCCAGGACGCGCCCTCGTTGGTCTTGAGCGCGTCCATCTCGGCGCGCTCCTCCTGCCGCTTGCGCTCGAGCAGTTTGGCCTGCAGTACGCGCATGGCCGAAATCTTGTTCTGCAGTTGGGATTTCTCGTTCTGACAGGTGACGACGATGCCGGTCGGGACGTGGGTGAGCCGCACGGCCGAGTCGGTGGTGTTGACGCTCTGACCGCCGGGACCCGACGAGCGATACACATCGACGCGGACCTCACCCTCGGGAATCTCGATGTGGTCGGTGGTCTCGACCACCGGCAGCACCTCGACCTCGGCGAAGGAGGTCTGGCGGCGGCCCTGGTTGTCGAACGGGCTGATCCGGACCAGTCGGTGGGTGCCCATCTCGACGCTCAACGTGCCGTAGGCATAGGGCGACTTCACCGCGAAGGTGGCGCTCTTGATGCCCGCCTCTTCGGCGTAGGAGGTGTCGTAGACCTCGACGGAGTACTTGTGCCGGTCGGCCCAGCGGATGTACATGCGCATCAGCATCTCGGCCCAGTCGGCGGCGTCCACGCCACCCGCGCCGGAACGGATGTTGACCAATGCCTCGCGCTTGTCGTACTCGCCCGAGAGCAGGGTGCGGACCTCCATGGCCTCCACGTCACCGTGCAGCGCGGCGCGCTCGGCGTCGGCGTCGGCGAGCGCGGCCACCCTGGCCTCGCCCTGCTCGTCCTCGGCCAGTTCGTAGAGGATCGATAGATCGTCGAGCCGCTGGCGCAGCTCCTCGACCCGGCGCAACTCGCTCTGGGCATGCGACAGCTCACTGGTGACCTGCTGCGCGTGCTCCTGGTTGTTCCACAGATCGGGATCGGCGGCCTGGTGCTCGAGCTCATCGATCCGTCGCCGCAGCTCCTCGACATCGAGGACCGACTCGACGGTCTTGAGAGTGGCGTCGAGTTCGGCGATATCAGCGGAGACGTCAGGATGCACGATGCTCAAGCCTACTGGGCTCCGCCGCCTGCGCTCCCCCGCCTCCCCGGAACTTTTGCCGGTCGCGGCTTCATCACCGGCCCCGGCGGGTGGTGCATCTCATCTAGTTCTTGGCGTCGAGGCGATCGATCGGTAGCGGGCAGCCCGGCCGAGCGACGATCGGCCATTGCACGCTCAGGCAGGTGCGGTGCGGCGGCGGATCGGACCGGTGGTCAGCCGGTGACCATGCGGAGGCCGCCGGGACGGCGACCGGCCAGTGCGTCGAGGGCGGTCGCGGTGGACTCATCCGCGGGTAGATAGATGAGCAGCTGCTGGTCGTCGTCGGCGGAGAGATCAAGGGTTTCGTAGGTCAGGCGTAGGTTTCCCGCGTCGGGGTGGGTCAGGCGGGTGATGCCGGTGGCCGCGGCGAGGCTGGGAACGGATTCGACCCGGCGGGTGAACTCCGCACCCGCGGCAATGGTGAGTTCGTCGGCGAGTGCGGCGATATGCGGGTCGGTACGGAACGGACCTGCCTTCAGCGCGGCGACCGTTTCGTCGGCGACGTGGTCCCAGTCGGGGTACGCCGTGCGGGCGTGGGGGTCGGTGAAGACGAACAGTGCCAGGTTGCGGTGCTCGTCGTCGAGAAGTCCGAGCGGAGCCATCAGGCGTTCGTAGCCGTCGGTCCAGGCGAGCACCTCACGCAAACGGTTGACGACCAGCGCGGGTGCGGGTTCCAGGCGATCGAGGATGGCGCGGACCGCGGGACGAACCTCGCGCGGTGGTTGCGCACCGCCCATACAGCTGAATCCGGCATCGGCGGACTTGGTGAGCCGGTGCAGGTGGATCCGTTCACTCGGCGCCAATCCGAGTGCGTCGGCGAGGGCGGACAGCACCGGCGGTGAGGGTCGGCGATCGCGGCCCTGCTCGAGGCGGGTGATGTATTCGACACTCACTCCGGCCAGGGTGGCCAGTTCGGCGCGGCGCAGTCCGGGAGTCCGGCGGCGCGGACCGGTGGGCAACCCGACCTGGGCGGGCGTCACCGCTTCGCGACGAGTGCGCAGGAACAGACCCAGCTCGTTATCACTCACTCCTCGACGGTACAAGCGCGGGCGTCGCCGAGGGTGACCCTGCCACTACCACTCTTCGCGCGGTCTTCCTGGTCGCGACGCCGGGCAGCAGATTGGGACTTGCGCAACCGACCCCGGTCACGCGGATACCGAAGGAGAACACCATGTCCAGTACACCCTTGAGGCTCGCGGTGATCATCGGCAGCGTTCGGGAGGGACGCTTCGCCCCCGCGGTCGCCAGCTGGTTCGTCGAGCAGGCGGCGCGCCACGGCGAGTTCGAGATCGACCTCATCGATCTGGCCGAGGCCGAACTGCCGTTGGCGCTGCCCGCGGTGTCCCCGATGCTCGAGCCCGATCCGGAACGTCCCGCCGGAATGGTCGACCTCAGCAGGCGGCTCAGCGCGGCCGACGCGTTCGTGATCCTCACTCCCGACTACAACCGCAGCTATCCGGCATCACTGAAGGCGGCCATCGACTGGCACTTCACCCAATGGGACGCGAAGGCCATCGGGTTCGTCGGCTACAGCGGCGCGAGCGGCGGCCTGCTCGCCATCGAACACCTGCGCCAGGTCTTCAACGAACTCAACGCCCACACTGTCCGCAACTACGTCAGCTTCCCGCGCTACTACCTCCTCTTCGATGCCGAGGGCAAGCTGCGCGAACCCGAGGAGCCGGCCGCCGCCGCCCAGGCCATGCTCGACCAATTGCACTGGTGGGCAAGCGCCCTCACCGCCGCCCGCGCCGTCCCCGCCGCCTGATCGACACGAACGACCATGCGGCGGCCGCGCTGGCGCACATCTAGTGGGCGTCGCGGCAACTAGATGTGCGAGCTCGCGCGCACCGGCAGGGGCGTCGAGGGTGGGTGGTGGCGTCGCGTCGGGAGGAAGTGGGTGGGCGATAGGGTTCGGGGGTGGCTGTCTACTCCTCGGATCTGGAACTCGCGCTGCGGTTGGCCGATGCGGCTGATGGGATTACCCGGGCGCGGTTCGGTGCGCTGGATCTGAAGGTCGATTCGAAGCCGGATCTGACGCCGGTGTCGGATGCCGATCTGGCGGTGGAGCAGGCGATCCGGCAGGTGCTCGGTCAGGAACGACCGCAGGATTCGGTGCTCGGTGAGGAGTTCGGCGGTGACGTCGAACTCAGCGGACGGCAGTGGGTGATCGATCCCATCGACGGCACCAAGAACTTCGTGCGGCGGGTGCCGATCTGGGCGACGTTGATCTCGCTACTCGACGATGGTGTGCCCGTGGTCGGCGTGGTGAGCGCGCCTGCACTGACTCGGCGGTGGTGGGCGGCCGCGGGATCCGGCGCTTGGGCGAGCTTCGATTCCGATGCGCCGACCGCGATTTCGGTCTCCGCAGTGAGTGAGCTCGGCTCCGCGAGCCTGGCCTTCTCCAGCCTCTCCGGCTGGCGCGAACGCGGCCTGCGCGAGCATTTCCTGAACCTCACCGACGAAGTGTGGCGGGTCCGCGGCTACGGCGACTTCTTCAGCTACTGCCTACTCGCCGAAGGCGCGGTCGATATCGCCACCGAACCCGAAGTATCCCTATGGGATCTCGCCGCCCTCGACATCCTGATCCGCGAAGCGGGCGGCCACTTCACCTCCCTCAACGGCACCCCAGGCCCCCACGGCGGCGACGCCATAGCCACCAACAGCCTCCTCCACACCAAAGTCCTCACCCACCTGCACCCGTGAAAGCGCTGGTGCGGGTAAACGGCGACCTGCATCAATGCATTCTCAGGAGTTTCTCCATGAGGACTACGTGGGATGTGCCGTGGAATTGCGGGGGTAGTTCGGTTTCGCGGATCTCGGTGAAACCCTGTGCGGTGTAGTACTTGCGGAGTACGGAGTTGTCGGCGGCGGTGTCGAGGCGTTGTCGTGCGATGCCGTTGGCGAGAGTGCGGGCGGCGCAGAATTGGATGATTCGGGTGCCGAGGTCGCGGCCGCGGAATTCGGGGGCGACCATGAGGCCGTGGATGTATCCGGCTGGGGTGTCGTCCTCGCCCCAGAATTCCGGGTCGCGCCAGACCAGGCGGACGGCCGCGGTCAAGACTCCCGGGCTGTCGCGCCAGACGAACCATTCGCCGCGGGCGGCCTCGCTGGCCACCGTCGCGGCAGGGTATTCGCCGGGCAGCCACTGGCCGATGCCGTTGTCGATCATCCAGTGCGCGAGGCGATCCCGCAGTCGAGCGATATCGGCGGCGTCGGCGGGTGTGGCCGCGACCATCGGGGCGGGTTCGGGGACCATCGGATCTGGTTGAGGCACAGATCCTTTCTATCGCCTCGGGGGACGCGCGTCGGTGCGAGGGCGACCGGCTGGATTCGGGTCGACGGCGTCTGGGATCAAGGCCGACCAACTCGAGTCGACCGGGATCGGCGGCCGCAGTGTCGCAGGCGCACTGATGCGCTATCGCCTCGGATCGGCGGGGG is part of the Nocardia sp. NBC_00565 genome and encodes:
- the hisN gene encoding histidinol-phosphatase, with the translated sequence MAVYSSDLELALRLADAADGITRARFGALDLKVDSKPDLTPVSDADLAVEQAIRQVLGQERPQDSVLGEEFGGDVELSGRQWVIDPIDGTKNFVRRVPIWATLISLLDDGVPVVGVVSAPALTRRWWAAAGSGAWASFDSDAPTAISVSAVSELGSASLAFSSLSGWRERGLREHFLNLTDEVWRVRGYGDFFSYCLLAEGAVDIATEPEVSLWDLAALDILIREAGGHFTSLNGTPGPHGGDAIATNSLLHTKVLTHLHP
- a CDS encoding NADPH-dependent FMN reductase; translation: MSSTPLRLAVIIGSVREGRFAPAVASWFVEQAARHGEFEIDLIDLAEAELPLALPAVSPMLEPDPERPAGMVDLSRRLSAADAFVILTPDYNRSYPASLKAAIDWHFTQWDAKAIGFVGYSGASGGLLAIEHLRQVFNELNAHTVRNYVSFPRYYLLFDAEGKLREPEEPAAAAQAMLDQLHWWASALTAARAVPAA
- a CDS encoding helix-turn-helix transcriptional regulator; amino-acid sequence: MSDNELGLFLRTRREAVTPAQVGLPTGPRRRTPGLRRAELATLAGVSVEYITRLEQGRDRRPSPPVLSALADALGLAPSERIHLHRLTKSADAGFSCMGGAQPPREVRPAVRAILDRLEPAPALVVNRLREVLAWTDGYERLMAPLGLLDDEHRNLALFVFTDPHARTAYPDWDHVADETVAALKAGPFRTDPHIAALADELTIAAGAEFTRRVESVPSLAAATGITRLTHPDAGNLRLTYETLDLSADDDQQLLIYLPADESTATALDALAGRRPGGLRMVTG
- the ftsE gene encoding cell division ATP-binding protein FtsE, with the translated sequence MITMRNVTKSYQTSTRPALDNITVDVGKGEFVFIIGPSGSGKSTFMRLLLKEEAPTAGEIQVADFQVDRLPGRKVPKLRQRMGCVFQDFRLLQQKTVAQNVAFALEVIGKRRQFIHRTVPEVLDMVGLGGKADRLPHELSGGEQQRVAIARAFVNRPLVLLADEPTGNLDPDTSGDIMLLLERINRIGTTVVMATHDNHIVDAMRKRVVELDRGRLIRDDATGVYGVGR
- a CDS encoding mechanosensitive ion channel family protein, with protein sequence MDVPQAFSTSTDFTTWLRSSGLEIVLLVLGAVLCSRFATFVRDRITRKIDAQFRSSDALVRSEAAKHRHALAQVVTWVVLTIVYVLVGMEVLRRMGFAVTGLVAPAAVLGAALGFGAQRIVQDILAGFFLITERQYGFGDVVRIAVTGSAEQAEGTVEDVTLRITTLRNADGEVITVPNGQIVKVTNLSKDWARAAIDVPVAASVDITRINEILHEVGTTAYEDRRLRPLLLDEPSVMGVEDLTVDQMNIRMVARTLPGKQFEVGRELRVRVAAALRREGISETT
- a CDS encoding GNAT family N-acetyltransferase; this encodes MPQPDPMVPEPAPMVAATPADAADIARLRDRLAHWMIDNGIGQWLPGEYPAATVASEAARGEWFVWRDSPGVLTAAVRLVWRDPEFWGEDDTPAGYIHGLMVAPEFRGRDLGTRIIQFCAARTLANGIARQRLDTAADNSVLRKYYTAQGFTEIRETELPPQFHGTSHVVLMEKLLRMH
- the prfB gene encoding peptide chain release factor 2, translated to MHPDVSADIAELDATLKTVESVLDVEELRRRIDELEHQAADPDLWNNQEHAQQVTSELSHAQSELRRVEELRQRLDDLSILYELAEDEQGEARVAALADADAERAALHGDVEAMEVRTLLSGEYDKREALVNIRSGAGGVDAADWAEMLMRMYIRWADRHKYSVEVYDTSYAEEAGIKSATFAVKSPYAYGTLSVEMGTHRLVRISPFDNQGRRQTSFAEVEVLPVVETTDHIEIPEGEVRVDVYRSSGPGGQSVNTTDSAVRLTHVPTGIVVTCQNEKSQLQNKISAMRVLQAKLLERKRQEERAEMDALKTNEGASWGNQMRSYVLHPYQMVKDLRTNYEVNNPSAVLDGDIDGFIESGIRWRMREQAS